The following are encoded together in the Acipenser ruthenus chromosome 24, fAciRut3.2 maternal haplotype, whole genome shotgun sequence genome:
- the LOC117429921 gene encoding meiosis-specific nuclear structural protein 1-like isoform X1: MASMSVRRNLTLNQQKKMITEERRKEILREDQIKQVAKERLFEANLTSEDRLEKKRYVRRVQEEQRETLIEEALHKAEQDRILKEKQLEQEERMATELARISYEKLKDEKMRQQVRENSIELRELEGKLKSAYLNRERAAQIAEKEVLRYEKMKSESEIAHKMKLEHERASEEVEKQEMRHYEETVRYQQELEQQLEEKERKKQEAYEEFLKEKLMIDEIVRKIYDEDQTERQLKLEKMTATQRYIEEFKKQEAEWRRLERERMEEENRQIREFASFQQRREEDRMAKVREREETKQFLQSKLAENMAKEQQQRDEMDRVREELYLEEQEEAERQKEMQQMEKTIRQRLEMQKTYHEQIAFKQLRQKVEQEEEEAFRQMMMAKFAEDDRIEQMNAQKRRMKQLEHRRAVEKLLEDRRQQFLADKERELAEREMEQRRDAIRHQIIEEERQKLLKQHATKLLGYLPKGIFKGDEDLNLFDEDFRMNFQKSNVDFSDDGWDYK; the protein is encoded by the exons atg GCTTCAATGAGTGTACGACGTAACTTGACCCTCAATCAGCAAAAGAAGATGATTACCGAGGAAAGGCGAAAGGAGATCCTTCGTGAGGACCAGATTAAACAAGTTGCCAAGGAGAGATTGTTCGAGGCCAACCTGACGAGTGAGGATCGTCTTGAAAAGAAACGATACGTTAGAAGGGTCCAAGAGGAACAGCGAGAGACACTAATAGAGGAAGCACTTCATaag GCTGAGCAAGACCgaatactaaaagaaaagcaGCTTGAGCAAGAAGAGAGAATGGCCACAGAACTGGCAAGGATAAGCTATGAAAAACTGAAGGATGAAAAAATGAGACAACAAGTGCGGGAGAACAG cATAGAACTGCGTGAATTGGAAGGCAAACTGAAATCTGCTTATCTGAACAGAGAGCGAGCAGCACAGATTGCTGAGAAAGAGGTTTTGAGATATGAGAAAATG aaatcAGAGTCGGAAATTGCCCACAAGATGAAGCTTGAGCATGAAAGAGCCTCAGAAGAGGTGGAGAAGCAAGAGATGAGACACTATGAGGAGACTGTCCGCTATCAGCAGGAACTGGAGCAGCAGCTTgaggagaaggagaggaagaaacaAGAAGCTTACGAAGAGTTTTTGAAAGAGAAGCTGATGATTGATGAAATTGTTAGGAAAATTTATGACGAAGATCAAAC GGAAAGACAATTAAAGCTAGAGAAGATGACAGCCACTCAGAGGTATATAGAAGAATTCAAGAAACAGGAGGCAGAATGGAGGCGTCTGGAGCGTGAAAGAATGGAAGAGGAGAATAGACAGATCAGGGAGTTTGCCAGTTTTCAGCAACGTAGGGAAGAAGATAGAATGGCCAaagtcagagagagagaagagacaaaACAATTCCTGCAAAGCAAG CTCGCAGAGAACATGGCAAAAGAGCAGCAGCAGCGTGATGAAATGGATCGGGTCAGAGAAGAGCTTTACCTGGAAGAACAAGAAGAAGCTGAAAGACAGAAGGAAATG caacaaatGGAGAAAACAATCCGTCAGCGCCTGGAGATGCAGAAGACCTACCATGAGCAAATAGCCTTCAAACAACTGCGGCAGAAGGTTgagcaggaagaggaggaggcaTTTAGACAGATGATGATGGCCAAGTTTGCAGAGGATGACCGCATTGAGCAGATGAATGCCCAAAAACGTCGAATGAAACAACTAGAACACCGCAGGGCTGTGGAGAAACTCCTCGAAGATCGACGCCAGCAATTCCTGGCAGACAAG GAGCGTGAACTCGCAGAAAGAGAAATGGAACAAAGAAGGGATGCCATCCGCCATCAAATCATTGAGGAAGAAAGGCAGAAACTCCTCAAACAACATGCTACTAAATTGCTTGGTTATCTACCTAAG
- the LOC117429921 gene encoding meiosis-specific nuclear structural protein 1-like isoform X2, whose protein sequence is MSVRRNLTLNQQKKMITEERRKEILREDQIKQVAKERLFEANLTSEDRLEKKRYVRRVQEEQRETLIEEALHKAEQDRILKEKQLEQEERMATELARISYEKLKDEKMRQQVRENSIELRELEGKLKSAYLNRERAAQIAEKEVLRYEKMKSESEIAHKMKLEHERASEEVEKQEMRHYEETVRYQQELEQQLEEKERKKQEAYEEFLKEKLMIDEIVRKIYDEDQTERQLKLEKMTATQRYIEEFKKQEAEWRRLERERMEEENRQIREFASFQQRREEDRMAKVREREETKQFLQSKLAENMAKEQQQRDEMDRVREELYLEEQEEAERQKEMQQMEKTIRQRLEMQKTYHEQIAFKQLRQKVEQEEEEAFRQMMMAKFAEDDRIEQMNAQKRRMKQLEHRRAVEKLLEDRRQQFLADKERELAEREMEQRRDAIRHQIIEEERQKLLKQHATKLLGYLPKGIFKGDEDLNLFDEDFRMNFQKSNVDFSDDGWDYK, encoded by the exons ATGAGTGTACGACGTAACTTGACCCTCAATCAGCAAAAGAAGATGATTACCGAGGAAAGGCGAAAGGAGATCCTTCGTGAGGACCAGATTAAACAAGTTGCCAAGGAGAGATTGTTCGAGGCCAACCTGACGAGTGAGGATCGTCTTGAAAAGAAACGATACGTTAGAAGGGTCCAAGAGGAACAGCGAGAGACACTAATAGAGGAAGCACTTCATaag GCTGAGCAAGACCgaatactaaaagaaaagcaGCTTGAGCAAGAAGAGAGAATGGCCACAGAACTGGCAAGGATAAGCTATGAAAAACTGAAGGATGAAAAAATGAGACAACAAGTGCGGGAGAACAG cATAGAACTGCGTGAATTGGAAGGCAAACTGAAATCTGCTTATCTGAACAGAGAGCGAGCAGCACAGATTGCTGAGAAAGAGGTTTTGAGATATGAGAAAATG aaatcAGAGTCGGAAATTGCCCACAAGATGAAGCTTGAGCATGAAAGAGCCTCAGAAGAGGTGGAGAAGCAAGAGATGAGACACTATGAGGAGACTGTCCGCTATCAGCAGGAACTGGAGCAGCAGCTTgaggagaaggagaggaagaaacaAGAAGCTTACGAAGAGTTTTTGAAAGAGAAGCTGATGATTGATGAAATTGTTAGGAAAATTTATGACGAAGATCAAAC GGAAAGACAATTAAAGCTAGAGAAGATGACAGCCACTCAGAGGTATATAGAAGAATTCAAGAAACAGGAGGCAGAATGGAGGCGTCTGGAGCGTGAAAGAATGGAAGAGGAGAATAGACAGATCAGGGAGTTTGCCAGTTTTCAGCAACGTAGGGAAGAAGATAGAATGGCCAaagtcagagagagagaagagacaaaACAATTCCTGCAAAGCAAG CTCGCAGAGAACATGGCAAAAGAGCAGCAGCAGCGTGATGAAATGGATCGGGTCAGAGAAGAGCTTTACCTGGAAGAACAAGAAGAAGCTGAAAGACAGAAGGAAATG caacaaatGGAGAAAACAATCCGTCAGCGCCTGGAGATGCAGAAGACCTACCATGAGCAAATAGCCTTCAAACAACTGCGGCAGAAGGTTgagcaggaagaggaggaggcaTTTAGACAGATGATGATGGCCAAGTTTGCAGAGGATGACCGCATTGAGCAGATGAATGCCCAAAAACGTCGAATGAAACAACTAGAACACCGCAGGGCTGTGGAGAAACTCCTCGAAGATCGACGCCAGCAATTCCTGGCAGACAAG GAGCGTGAACTCGCAGAAAGAGAAATGGAACAAAGAAGGGATGCCATCCGCCATCAAATCATTGAGGAAGAAAGGCAGAAACTCCTCAAACAACATGCTACTAAATTGCTTGGTTATCTACCTAAG